The sequence ataataaaaatcGAGGTTCATAAGATTCGGTCTTATTCCCAGCTCAAAGCTTAATTTGCAAGTAAAAcacataataataaaatattatccaCTCACTTTTTTGAtttcacaaaacaaaaataaaataaatataaaatcaaagCTACAATTACACCCACAAAGAGACACAAAATCTACAACGAGAGAGCGTGTATTCCAAGCATCCATCAATCAAATCAGGCACGTTACAAGTGAATGAGATGGTTACAAGTGTACTCGCTCATTAAAGCACGGATGGTCGGGCATCGTATTCCGGGTCGATGGCGACCCGGGCCGTGTATTATGGTCACAAGAAAATATACTGTATTAAATAAAGTGCTCCTTTTGGAATTTTCCTAGAGGTTAAAATTACAAGGGTCCCGGTGATCCTGTTTCTAGTTCACCACCATGTATATTATCCtatcctgctcctctccatgtcaaTTTGTCTCCCGTTACACCACTCTAGACCCACAGCTACAACAAACTGATTTGGGGCCTTGCCAAACTTCTatcaataatttatttttattcgacgtgaacatgatttttttttttttgaaccatgtAATTTATTAAATTAAACGGAGATTACACGGTGAATATTATGCCCATAGAGTCTGCTCTTGCAATAAAATTTATAGGGTGGGAGAATTACATTGTCCCACACTGTTGTTGCGAGCTTCCCTATAGAGCAATCATCTGCCGCTCGATTTGCTAGACCATatgatgcttgatttccttccctgTAGACGTGCCTAATAGTACATTGCTGAATCTGGGTGAACCTATACTTAATTTCTGCAATCTGATTATAAATATACCACGGAGCGTCCGTGTCTGTGGTTAGAAATCTCGTTAAATTCTCCGAGTCTGTTTCAAATTGAACTTTTGGCCATTCCCGCTCCGTCGTCGTTCTAGAAACGATGAGCATGGCCCAAGTTTCCGCTGCAAGTGTTGTTGTCAACATGATCTTAAAAGAGGCTTGAAATAGGttcttatacaaaaaaaaaaaaaacagaaaaaagaaatGGAGTCCTAAAACCTGAGTGCCGGATTtgtgttggttcaacaatcatgTTATTCACTCCAACCGATTAATTATATCAGAAATTTTAAGTAAATGATTGTTGAAAGAAGTCTTTGAATAATCTGGATTTTTTACCTCGAATAATCACATTTTTTTAAATCAGTTTTAAAAAATAGTTAATAGGCTGTAAGTTTTATGTAATAGTGGATTTCAAGCAGACTTTTTGTGTCGAGTCTAATTAGCATATTTATTCTGTGTTACATGattagaaatataagaattaaacCTGAAATGGAATCTTAAAAATGTTTCGATATTATACAGATTAGATAGCCAAATTCTAGGTTAATTAGGCTTCTCGATTTATATATGGATGCATACGAACTCAGAATATTTCCACAATACTTATCCGTTACTACCTCCGTCTCACTATTAGTTGGAGTATATTTTAAGGAGAATTTACGAATGCATACCTTAAACCATTTTAAGGTCtggaaaatttaaaataaaaaccaaatagACAATCAAGTTGACCTAGTTCAAGTCAAGCCTAAGCTTTCTTGGTAAGTAATTTGAATGAAATACAAATACATTTCTTTAGTTAGTGTTAAATACAAAAATCCAAAGATTTAAACAGTGTAAAAGAAAAGTAAACTTGTTTGAATGTTTTGGTACTACACTACTACTAGTACTACTAACTTATAGTGATTTTTGTCTTTAGAAAATATGAATTTTTTGATGCCAACAGATTCCAATCACACTTTTCATCATCCACTTGTGTAATATAAAACCCATAATGTCAAATCATAGAGATATTTCTTTGTTATTCAATCGTAAAAATCTTTTTAGAAATCTTGTACTTGGTCAAAATTTGGCTCAAAAATATGTTTTAGAGCCGCACCCACTTACATGCTTTTACCTCATTGTTTCACAATTTAGACTTGGCCACATAGTACACATAAAGGGGTGGTCTTTAAATTTGATTCCCCCAAGCAAGCATAGAAAATCCTATATATGTCCCAGTGTCCGCCGAGTACAAAAGATTTGAATATCCAAAAGAAAAGATATCATATCAATCGAGCAGAATTGTTTAAGAATCACCGTGTAAATTAAATCCATATGGAAAACTCAAATTATAGAATAGTGATGAAAGTGTTACAAGTCGTTTGTTTTCTCGTCTCACTCAACTGACTCGTCTAAATCTGAATTATGACGTTTCAGTTTAACGTATTACATCTTATTCAAACATTATTCTACAAATATTTTGGATGTAGTGAGATATGTGTCTAATAAATCGAATACACTCTTTTACATCCTAGCTTAATTTGGGGCCATGAaattttgtttgccccccaaATTTTTCGGGGTGTAAAAATCGGAAGATGAATATATTATTTTACCTttgattaatatattttttttcccaaataacgacccttcaccgacattaacgacagtttagggttgtcatatacatcatgatcaaaacaataactaatctaaactgtcatacactaaGATTCTTTTTGGAGATTAAAAACAGTGtataacgacatttctaaaacatAGAAGAAGGTTAGCAATGAATCAAAATAAATGGTTCTTTCACCAAATTAGGTGCCCATAAATTTTGCAAAAAGCGGGTAATGGGCACAGTAAAACGGAAAGAATCGGTTATATGAAAGTGTCGGGATGTCGGGTTGGAAATGGTGATGACGCGGTAATCGTGTCAGCATAAGATCCTCTTGTCAGTAATCTGGTCCCACACGTGGTATTCCCCATTCTCGTATTTCACACGCTTTAACAGCCGGGTAATAAAACTCCACGATTACTtctctcatttgttcttcttcccaCCGACTACCATAATTCCTAATTTGCCCTTAGAATTCTAAACCAAATGCTTTTACCTACTTCAAAAGAATTTGGAAATTTTAAACTCAAGTGAGATCCCATATGAgatgaacaaaaaaagaaaatcgaTTTTAAACACCTTCTTTTCAAAAAATATTTATCTACATATTGAAAAGGTTGAGCAAATTTATTCTGTGATTATCTATCAGAATTTTTCTCGGTCGGACGTGTTTATAGAATCATTGTCTTATCCAACGATTGAATAATTAATAGAAGGCACTCTGTAATACAACGGATCAATATCATCTTCTATTTGATAAAATTCGAGAAAGACGTAGATTCGAACCTAAACACATTCGTAAACAAATAGCTAACTGGTATTTGAAATTGTCGAGAAGATGTTAATTAATAATAATTTAaattattaacaaaaaaaaaataattatttttattaagttAGTTAGTGATCAAATTAACTCAGGAATTTAGCCATTTTTATCAAAAGCTGGATGATTTCTTTTATTTCAGCTTTATCCCAACTATGCAATTTCTgcaataactttttttttatccCAACTCATGATTCCAAACCTTCATTCAAGGTAAATGGTGGGGGTGAAGGGTCAAGTGGTGGATCGGAATTATGATTTCATgatggacgagaaaccctaaaataaTCAAAAAAGTGCAAGAGATTTTTTCTTTATTGTTAACCTTTTGATCCAAAACCATTGGCATGCATGATCGACCTACAAAGCTATAATTTGTATCGAAAGAATTAATAAAAACAAGCTAGAGTACTTCCAAAAAGATTTAGAAAAAAGTTAAATAATAATCTGGATATAGATGTCTTTTAGTGAAAAGTCATACCCCACTAAAAGTTACGAAAAAATTAGAAATTTAATTTTACAGAAAAAGCagcaaaataaatataaaaaaagaaaatccaaaaaattCTATTCTGAGGAATCACATGCAGTGGAGGAGACTGAAAACAGTGAAAAgaggttttcatttttatttttggggtTCAGCTTTTTGTTCTGTTTTAAGCAGTAATACGTCCACGTTAATCTAAACCCTATTCACACTCAACCACCACTTATTAGCCGGTCAAACCAAAATAGAACATTCGTAGGAGCAGGTTGCTTCATAGTTTCATACTACAcaacctagttagtaagttcgccgATGATTCGTCAATCATTCGCgattttttccgtatcacgaattttaccgttttattcgcgtacgtttgcaactccgaacccaaaacGCGTATTACGTGGTATTCtcgaattattcgcgaatcgttcacgaattttacgtatcacgaatgatacgtccgcttaattcgccagaaattctttagcttttacctTTTCAAAGGCCCtatttttgggctttactgcctcccaagcatacacggcccaatattagacgttgttgtaacttttatgaaacaaaaatgacagaagagatttgaaggtgaaggtgagagatatCTAAAACTcgctaaccaagcatctaaaccactataCCACGTCCTCTTTGATGAATAATGttctatatattattaatatcattatactaagtttattttttctttaaataactcacacatatgcataaaaattagtctatgaccttataaatactaattatttatcatatatagataccgaactcacatttataaatcgaattatacacgtacgtatgatGTTCCGAATTACTGACTAATCACgttccgttgaccgaatttttgaCCGAGTTTggtttttacaaaaccgtataatactcgtacgtttgctgatccgtacgtttgccgaatcccgaattgctaactaggctacaCAATACTAATAATaagtgttttttgttttcttttttgaagcaatAATAACAAATGTTTTGAGTTTAATTTTGCAACTCACAACTTTATTTAAATTTCTCATCTCTTCATTGAAATGTTTTCCGTATTAGTTTACGATCACAGGGATAATAAAATTTTATACATTTGGTATAAACAATTTTTCCAGAATAGATAGATTTTTATCTGGATGGAAACAGATACACGATTCATACTATAAAAAGAGTTAACTGGACTGTTCGTATTGGGTGACTCAGTGCAAATGAACGCACGATCCGTACTACATTGTTTCGCGCAGAAAGTTATTCTCATCGGTTTGCTGAACTGTTTGTATCAGATGATAAGCGTAAAATTTAAATGAATATATCTTATATTTATGGGTAAAAACATGTTCCGATTTTAGGTAAAAATCCTAATTATGTGAATTAAAACCAGAAAGATAAAATTAATAGCTAATGGGATATATTATGTACTAATTAAGCTGTCTTCACTCTTCATCATGTGAATGCAAATACCACCACCACCCCTATGGCATTTCCCATCGTATAAAAGCAAAGCTCAAAACCACATCCCTACGGCCAAATTTGTAAAGACAAAATACTTTTTGATGCATTTATTGCGACACCGGCCTTTCCAAAGCTTAGCTTAATCCGTGCACCATCATCCTAGTCACCTCCTCCTCTAGTTGACTGCCTATAGCCagtcaatcaatatccaccaccaccattatcttAAGTCCTAATTAAAATTAACCTAATCTCAATCCGTTTCACATACACATAAAACACAAACCCCTCTCTACATACATTTCTCTAATACATAGAATACTACTGAATCATCCATCCTTTACAAAAATATTCTttctcctctcttcttcttcttctttcttcattcacaccttcttcttcttcttcttcttctccactttttctctcttctcttctctggCTAGAAAAAAATGGTCTGATGATGGAGAGGAAATTTGAATCAGATCATATGGAGAATCATAACAacaatatgatgatgatgatgatgggaaCAACAACAACTCAAACAGCAACACCATCATTtggtgatcatcatcatcatggaaTGAGTACTAGTAACAGTTTATCAAGTTTATTTGAAATGGATTATCATCAGAAGATCGGTTCAACTTTTTCATCTTCTACTTCtacttgtttagggtttatggatTTGTTAGGGATTCAGGATTTTACTACTAGTACTCATCATCCTTCTATATTTGATTTACTACAACAACCAACACCATCATCAGCATCCAGTTTATCACTACCACCGccattaccaccaccaacatCTTCACAAGTACAATCACaaaaaccaccaccaccgacgGAGTCGATTACTACATCGGAAGTGTTAAACTTGCCTGCAACTCCTTCATCGATTTCTTCGTCACCAAATGAAGCAACCAATGATGAAATCATGGCGAGTATTAAAGATGATCCTGATcaacttgatgatgatgatcagaagACTACTactaacaacaagaagaagaaacaacagtaTGTAATTGTTTATTCTTTATTAGTTTTTTCTTACACTACGAATACACCATGCATTTCAGAGCTTATAGATATTTATATGAGAATTGAAATCCATGGTATTGTAATTAATGATTTTGTTATCGactttatatttaaatttttgttttgtgTAAAATTATAAAGGTCGAATTTGAAAGGAAATGGTAAAATAAAGAAGGGGAATCAGAACAAGAAACAGAGAGAACCAAGATTTGCGTTCATGACAAAAAGTGAGGTTGATCATCTAGAAGACGGCTATAGATGGAGGAAGTACGGTCAAAAAGCTGTCAAGAACAGCCCTTTCCCGAGGTACTTAAATTTCACACCCACCATTTAatctctttattttcttctcatttcCATCAATTTCATCGTCCTATCAGTTATGGCCGGCCATTAATGTGGGGTTCATACTGAATTTTGTATGCATGACCATGAGTAACTAAAGCCAAACCCTACAACTACTGTGGGTTAATAGTTTGTTTCATTTTTCAgaatttgatttttggttattatggttgttgttgttgtaggagTTATTACCGCTGCACGAGTGCGTCTTGTGGTGTTAAGAAGCGCGTTGAACGATCTTGTGATGATCCGACGATTGTTGTGACTACATATGAAGGGAAACATACACATACAAGTCCTGTTATGCCTCGAGGAAGTGCTTCAGCTGCTGGGTTTCTGCAATCAGAGATTGGATGTGGTTTTGGTTCGTCTATCGGTGGTGTGCCAATGCAAATGACACGAAGCCATCTATACCCACACCACCACCAACAAGTACCACCGTATTTTCGTAACTTGTCACCGTTGAATTTTGGTAGTGATGCTACTGCTACGGCTAACTGTGTTACAAATGCTAGTATGGGCGTTGTGAATTTATCTGAGGGCCGTCGGTTTTGCACCTCAGCGTCGTCACCAAATACTACTGCTTCGTCCAcactgcttagagcatccacagtgggcgagtataactaaAAATTTGGGCTGAGTTTGTaccgcagtgggacggagtaaaagATCATATCCCAGATCAAGACCAAatcccagaccatatttggtcgagaccaaatcccaaatcctaatatagtcgggcgtaaatttgaATTACGCTTGTTggtgggcgtaaatttaaagtacgtttGTTAACAAACGTAAATTTGGTATCCGTTTGTTAGACGGGCGTAATTAAATTTTACGTTTGAGACGGGCGTAACTGAAATGTACGTTTCATGGGGCGTGAAGGAAAAATCCGCCCGAAGCCAGGCGTTGATTTAAACTCCGTCCCACTCAGGCGTACACCAAAACTCCGTCACAGTCAGGCGTACACCAAAACTCCGTCCCACCCAGACGGACATAGATTTTACGCCCATTCATTTTGTATTACGCCTGACCATAATCAGACGGACATTTGTACAACAAAacttttttattcattttgtatTACGCCTGATCATTAGAACCTACAGAGAAATGAGTGAAACCCATTTGATTACTATTAGAGATCTCATTCGTTTCATGTTAATTACCCATAAAGCTTTGCCCAAACCTCATTCAGTATTAAAAACAATTCCAAGTATAGAAAGTTTAAATCTTTTGCTGCACAAATGGCTCTCTCACTCAAGCGTGAAATTTTGTTACGCCACATTTATCATCAGGCGTACAACAAAACTCCGTCCCACTCAGGCGTATGCCAAAAATCCGTCCCACTCAGACGTACACCAAAAGTCCGTCCTACTCAGGCGTGATTTAGAAACCCGTCCCACAtcaaacgtaatttatatttacgcctGTCGTCAGGCGTAAATTTAACGTACGCTCGTCTCAAACGTAATTTATATGTCCGCCCAGAAATCAAACGTAACTGGATTATCCGCCCGTTTTCACGCGGTGATTTATTttacgctcgatcaaatttagtcttcGTCCCGTAGCGTCACACTGCAGACTAAACTATTTtttggtcgttttttttggtctttaatctttggttatactcgcaccactgcagttgctcttagggatCATGGGCTACTTCAAGATATTGTTATGAGAAAGAATGAATGAATGACTAATACTTGTCAACTTATTTTTAATCTTCTCTTCTAAATATCTCCCTGTAGGTATGTTGTTACTACCTCTTACTAATCGAGTCGCGATTAATTATACGGAGATTATTAATACCCTTTAATGATGACGATATCGAAGATTAGCTAGACCCTTTAGTCTCTACTATATACATTAGACGAAAACTTTGCTGATCAATAGTAATTATTTTCAATGATCTTATGGATTTATCTCAGTATAGCTACTGCATGTAACTTGACTGTTTCATCAATGAAGTTTTAATTggtttcttttgttgattcatAATGAATATCTACTAATATGTTCAGATTTAGAGTCTTaaattgtttctttctttctttctttgttcttGGCATCTGTTTGATATCTTTGTTCTTTTCCTTCAAGGAATATACACTGACTCATGTTTACTATAAGTAATGCAGCCAGCTAGCTAGGGTTAGTTCTTTTAAAGGGATGATTATTAGGGTTTCTTTCATGGAAGGAACTAGCTAATAACTACATATATAGTAAtttaacttttttattttgtatGTTTTGTGTGAGAATCAACAGTGGGTACTTATGGGAATGTTAGACATTTAGAATAATTTTGGGAACTTGATTTTGTTCCTTGTTCGGAATAAGTGAAAAGGAAATTTATGACATTGTGGAGAGGGTATGTATGATTGTTGGGAATGGGAGTAGTGTAATGCATTTCCTGAAATGTGTGTGTTCAGAGTGCAACTTGGAAAGAACAAGTAACTACTCCATACCCCAGTTTTCATCCTTGTTGAGTTGATGTTTGCTTTTATTTCACTTCTTCTTTTGGTGTGGTGCATTTTCTCATTGAAGCTTTTGGTTCATTTAATGGTgctgttctttttttttgatgtgtTAATACAATTAAGAAGAAGACGATATCTTGGTAGAGAGATATGATAGTAATTGCTTGAAGTAGTACTTGGAAAATTAAGTTCTGTATACTGATCATGATGAATGTTAATTTTAGGTTATAAAGTCTTTGTCCATGTGACCATGTCTTTGCTTCAATGCTATATCTATGTATGTATTTCTTTTCAGTAGTCGGTTTTCATctgtttgtttctttctttctttctttcttccataAGCTATGCTCCAACAGTATTTATATACTTATCGGAATTCGGAAATGCATTATATGCATTAGCAAGTATCACTACTATAAATACATTTTGCACTTTACACATACGTGAACGGAGACAAGGATGAAGGATATATTGTGTTCTTAGAATTTCCAGATCATATCTTTTTTGTCACATGTAATCAGTTTCAGATGACTCAATGCCAGTTGCCTGCTGACCTCCGGGAGAGATATCAAAACCAGCTAACCGAATTCACGTAGTATTCTTTTCATGTAGCACTCTATTTGGGTGACTTGGTGTATACATGTGGTACACTCACTCTAGTGCCATGTTGAATCCTATAACTCCAACTGTCTTTCAAAACCGATTTGCAGCGGGATGCTTGTTTGGGGCTTCCTAACCATAGAAATTAATCCAAGTTGTCAGACTATAAGAAACTATTCACAAAAATGCATAAAAAGAAGACCATTTACAAAAAAGAAATATCCTCGAGTGTGTTCTACTATCTGCTCAAGTCATTCAATTGGTACCAATTCTTTAACTTTTGTTAAcaccttttttatttttcagaGGGTTCTGATTGCATATTTTGGTATTTTTACAGTCACGCATCACTCAGTGTCATCCATTTAACTTTGGCCCAACAGCATCTAATACCCTTAAGCTTGCTTGCGTTCAGTAGTATACATGCATGATTATACGTACGACATATGCAATATGCCTGGCAAGGCCACTACCACCACGTACAGTACATTAAAGTGCATGCCATCATACATATTTGGTTTGGTTAGGATGtttaaatcaataaaaaaaaagaaatacaaaaggtTAAGATTTTAGctttaaaaaattaatcaattggTTCGAATATCGTTTTTTCAAGATACACGAGCTCGAGCTTTAGCTGTAAAAACATAAGAAAGGCGAATCAGCCACGACTTGGATTTCATCCATTTGTTTGGTTAATCAATTGTTATGCTTTTCGTGATTTTACAGAATTTGTCCTACATTAGCCACTCGGCGACCAATTTCCGAGTAAGGGGCGCGGGTTACTAATATCATGTCACGCCGAATCGGTTTCTACTTGGTTCTCATGCCACACTGAATTTGGCTTCTACTAGTACTAAAATAGCAGAAATACCATGGTTTATATAGGTCCAGTTCTGGGCTTGGGTCTATAAGGTGGCTACAAACTGGTAACATGAAAGTTGGAACGAATTTTTTGGGCGCTCCTTAATTTTGTGGTGACCAGGATGTGCTCAGGCCGTCTACCCTATAAATGACTAACTTACACTAACCATGTATACTTctaatctaataaaaaaaattattaacaacaGAACAATCAAACCTGACCTAGGTAGCGGACTTTTGagtttaaatttttattttatttttctttccttttcttttccccaTTTTTTATAAACGTTAGTCGTGGTCGATTAattaatcaatcttttataaGAAAACTCATTATTATGTATTCTCATAAACCCATTATTTTTAGTTCGTTTTTGATTGATAAGTTTGAGTACTAGTCACTAAAACAGGGTGAAAATGGAATTTGCGGATATAGTTCGGTTAAGGAGAAATTTTAAGCAAAAAAACCTAGTTGAACACAAAAAAAACACATCGGTTAGGAAGAATTATT is a genomic window of Papaver somniferum cultivar HN1 unplaced genomic scaffold, ASM357369v1 unplaced-scaffold_44, whole genome shotgun sequence containing:
- the LOC113342574 gene encoding WRKY transcription factor 71-like, whose product is MMERKFESDHMENHNNNMMMMMMGTTTTQTATPSFGDHHHHGMSTSNSLSSLFEMDYHQKIGSTFSSSTSTCLGFMDLLGIQDFTTSTHHPSIFDLLQQPTPSSASSLSLPPPLPPPTSSQVQSQKPPPPTESITTSEVLNLPATPSSISSSPNEATNDEIMASIKDDPDQLDDDDQKTTTNNKKKKQQSNLKGNGKIKKGNQNKKQREPRFAFMTKSEVDHLEDGYRWRKYGQKAVKNSPFPRSYYRCTSASCGVKKRVERSCDDPTIVVTTYEGKHTHTSPVMPRGSASAAGFLQSEIGCGFGSSIGGVPMQMTRSHLYPHHHQQVPPYFRNLSPLNFGSDATATANCVTNASMGVVNLSEGRRFCTSASSPNTTASSTLLRDHGLLQDIVMRKNE